A part of Paenarthrobacter sp. A20 genomic DNA contains:
- a CDS encoding WXG100 family type VII secretion target, giving the protein MGQGLVGADVGDLRRLSAVMDAEAEKIADLRRQLNGLIQNGSYWRGNDADQFRSAWHSDLQGRLGAAAACLKTNARALKLNAEQQEQASLGGSGGPGGSKGGPGPGVGKSPEGMPGFTFGPTTYGPVTVEGDGSLVAEVNGEARGSVGPDGAAFEASVDGKIGAEMTWTATSGFGPVTTTTTNETFSGARGDGKIDARVPFGLGLPSLQANGEVFVGVENTTTTKSEFFDGWATNTSTVRGMTGAEAGIHASADTPFLFGAGGEAFAGQKVTFGNETEFAGGLFSIGQGAELRGGAWASAGEGEVSVKNDDVTGKVAGAGAGAELTASQYIEVLGQKLSTSETVAAGAGEGYFFNASMDEDGFTLGVGAKITAELGLGAGGQITISPSGFVDSVTGFVDFLNK; this is encoded by the coding sequence ATGGGACAGGGATTGGTGGGCGCGGACGTCGGAGACCTCCGGCGGTTGTCGGCCGTGATGGACGCTGAGGCTGAAAAGATCGCCGATCTCAGGCGCCAGCTCAACGGATTGATCCAGAATGGCAGCTACTGGCGTGGAAACGATGCAGACCAGTTTCGCAGCGCTTGGCACAGCGACCTCCAAGGCCGGTTGGGAGCGGCAGCTGCATGCTTGAAGACCAACGCCCGCGCCTTGAAGCTCAATGCCGAGCAGCAGGAGCAAGCGTCTCTGGGCGGATCGGGTGGACCTGGAGGTTCCAAGGGCGGACCGGGCCCGGGAGTCGGCAAAAGCCCAGAGGGAATGCCCGGATTCACTTTTGGTCCAACCACCTACGGTCCGGTGACGGTTGAGGGCGACGGGTCCTTGGTGGCTGAGGTCAATGGCGAGGCGCGCGGATCAGTCGGTCCTGATGGAGCGGCTTTTGAGGCCTCCGTTGACGGCAAGATCGGGGCCGAGATGACCTGGACTGCCACGTCCGGATTCGGCCCCGTCACGACCACCACTACCAACGAAACGTTCTCTGGAGCCCGTGGGGACGGGAAGATCGATGCCCGGGTTCCCTTCGGGTTGGGACTCCCGAGCCTCCAGGCCAACGGTGAAGTCTTCGTAGGCGTGGAGAACACCACCACAACCAAGAGCGAATTCTTTGACGGGTGGGCAACCAACACATCGACCGTCCGGGGCATGACCGGGGCGGAAGCAGGGATCCACGCGAGCGCGGACACCCCCTTCCTGTTCGGTGCAGGCGGCGAAGCGTTTGCGGGCCAAAAGGTCACCTTCGGCAACGAAACGGAGTTCGCGGGAGGCTTGTTCAGCATTGGACAAGGAGCGGAGTTGCGCGGAGGAGCTTGGGCCAGCGCCGGCGAAGGCGAGGTCAGCGTCAAAAACGATGACGTCACCGGCAAAGTAGCCGGTGCCGGAGCTGGTGCGGAACTGACCGCCTCCCAGTACATTGAAGTGCTGGGCCAAAAGCTGTCTACGTCAGAAACTGTCGCCGCTGGCGCGGGCGAAGGCTACTTCTTCAACGCGTCAATGGACGAGGACGGCTTCACCTTGGGTGTGGGCGCGAAAATTACGGCGGAACTTGGACTCGGCGCCGGAGGCCAAATCACGATCAGTCCCTCCGGATTCGTGGATTCCGTGACCGGGTTCGTCGATTTCCTCAACAAATAG